The proteins below come from a single Miscanthus floridulus cultivar M001 chromosome 1, ASM1932011v1, whole genome shotgun sequence genomic window:
- the LOC136539492 gene encoding F-box protein At1g55000-like yields the protein MDSRAVDGAGGGPDASSPADPPSPEADPAAGAMDACLPADLLRAVLQRLPPIDLARSACVCRAWRAVASDRAVLEAAFCAPWGVRRVVGEPATGAFWRAASLGRFALSHAVRRGDTVPGVALKYSVQVTDIKRFNNMMSDHGIYSRERLLIPISNPEILMGSTCYIEMDHNAKREVAIFYPEGRPGGKTESAASIVAAERRSQRILESVRRGLHVDDGTAAYYLSVTEGDPRAAMMEYSEDLRWEQQRAGR from the exons ATGGACTCGCGCGCCGTAGACGGCGCAGGCGGGGGTCCCGACGCCTCCTCCCCGGCCGATCCGCCGAGCCCCGAGGCCGATCCGGCCGCGGGCGCGATGGACGCGTGCCTCCCGGCGGACCTGCTTCGCGCCGTGCTGCAGAGGCTGCCGCCGATCGACCTCGCGCGGTCCGCCTGCGTCTGCCGCGCGTGGCGCGCGGTTGCCTCCGACCGCGCCGTGCTCGAGGCCGCCTTCTGCGCGCCCTGGGGCGTGCGGCGCGTCGTCGGCGAGCCGGCGACGGGGGCCTTCTGGCGAGCCGCCTCCCTCGGGAGATTCGCGCTGTCGCATGCCGTCCGCCGCGGGGATACTGTCCCCGGCGTCGCTCTGAAGTACTCCGTGCAG GTGACAGATATCAAACGATTCAACAACATGATGAGTGACCATGGCATCTACTCGAGGGAGAGGCTTCTGATTCCGATCAGCAACCCAGAAATCCTTATGGGCAGCACCTGCTACATCGAGATGGACCATAATGCCAAGAGGGAGGTTGCAATCTTTTACCCTGAGGGACGCCCAGGTGGCAAAACTGAATCCGCGGCAAGCATTGTTGCTGCAGAGAGGCGAAGCCAAAGGATTCTCGAGTCGGTGAGGCGGGGCCTGCACGTCGACGATGGGACTGCTGCGTACTACTTATCTGTTACTGAAGGTGATCCGAGAGCTGCCATGATGGAGTACTCCGAGGACCTGAGGTGGGAGCAGCAACGCGCAGGGCGGTAG
- the LOC136539410 gene encoding N-terminal acetyltransferase B complex catalytic subunit NAA20-like yields the protein MTTIRRFCCDDLLRFASVNLDHLTETFNMSFYMTYLARWPDYFHAAVNPGGRVMGYIMGKVEGQGESWHGHVTAVSIASEFRRQKLAKKLMNLLEEISDKMDKAYFVDLFVRASNMPAIRMYEKLGYVVYRRVLRYYSGEEDGLDMRKALSQDVEKKSIIPIKRPITPDELEYD from the exons ATGACGACGATCCGCCGGTTCTGCTGCGACGACCTCCTCCGCTTCGCCTCCGTCAACCTGGACCACCTCACCGAAACG TTCAACATGTCGTTCTACATGACGTACCTGGCGCGCTGGCCCGACTACTTCCACGCCGCCGTCAACCCTGGCGGCCGCGTCATGGGTTACA TCATGGGTAAAGTTGAAGGGCAAGGTGAGTCTTGGCATGGACACGTCACAGCAGTGTCTATTGCCTCTGAATTTCGGAGACAAAAATTAGCCAAGAAGCTTATGAACTTACTTGAGGAAATCAGCGATAAGAT GGATAAGGCCTACTTTGTGGATCTCTTTGTAAGAGCATCTAACATGCCAGCGATAAGGATGTACGAAAAG CTTGGTTATGTGGTTTATCGAAGGGTGCTCCGGTACTACTCAGGGGAAGAAGATGGCCTTG ATATGAGAAAAGCATTATCACAAGATGTTGAGAAGAAGTCCATCATACCAATCAAGAGGCCAATTACGCCTGATGAACTTGAATATGATTGA
- the LOC136472291 gene encoding adenylosuccinate synthetase 2, chloroplastic, producing the protein MPLAPLSLDPAPFPLIRPAAGCGGRVLPVPGPAPRLCWPLRAAPVAPATTDEPSAAARGRLESLSQVAGVLGTQWGDEGKGKLVDILAQRFDVVARCQGGANAGHTIYNSEGKKFALHLVPSGILNENTQCVIGNGAVVHLPGFFKEIDGLESSGISCKGRLLVSDRAHLLFDLHQVVDGLREVELGNSLIGTTKRGIGPCYSNKVTRNGLRVSDLRHMDTFGAKLNNLLRDAALRFKDFEYDSKILKEEVEKYKRFAERLEPFITDTVHFMNQSILQKKKILVEGGQATMLDIDFGTYPFVTSSSPSAGGICTGLGIAPRSLGDIIGVVKAYTTRVGSGPFPTELLSKTGDLLRASGMEFGTTTGRPRRCGWLDIVALKYCCQINGFSSLNLTKLDVLTGLEEIKLGTSYYTDDGNTVQSFPADLDLLEQIKVKYEALPGWEQDISSIRDYSDLPETARRYVERIEELVGIPVHYIGVGPGRDALIYK; encoded by the exons ATGCCGCTAGCTCCTCTGTCGCTGGACCCCGCCCCCTTCCCTCTCATCCGCCCCGCCGCCGGCTGCGGCGGACGCGTCCTCCCGGTACCGGGGCCTGCACCGCGCCTATGTTGGCCGCTGAGGGCGGCTCCCGTGGCACCCGCCACCACGGATGAGCCGTCTGCGGCCGCGCGGGGCCGGCTGGAGTCGCTGAGCCAGGTGGCCGGAGTGCTGGGCACGCAGTGGGGCGACGAGGGAAAGGGAAAGCTCGTCGACATCCTCGCCCAGCGCTTCGACGTCGTCGCTCGGTGccag GGTGGAGCTAATGCTGGACATACCATTTACAATTCTGAAGGGAAGAAGTTTGCACTTCATCTTGTTCCGTCAGGCATCCTTAATGAAAACACTCAGTGTGTGATTGGTAATGGAGCAGTTGTTCATCTTCCTGGATTCTTTAAGGAAATCGATGGGCTAGAGTCTAGTGGAATTTCTTGCAAGGGAAGGCTTTTGGTATCAGACCGTGCCCATCTTTTGTTTGATCTTCATCAAGTTGTTGATGGTCTTAGAGAGGTAGAGCTTGGGAATTCCCTTATAGGGACAACGAAGAGAGGAATTGGACCATGCTATTCCAACAAGGTTACGAGGAATGGACTCAGAGTTAGTGATCTGCGACACATGGATACCTTTGGTGCAAAACTCAACAACCTACTAAGAGATGCAGCTCTACGCTTCAAAGATTTTGAATACGATAGCAAGATTCTCAAAGAGGAAGTTGAGAAGTATAAAAGGTTTGCTGAACGATTGGAACCTTTTATCACCGATACTGTGCATTTCATGAATCAGTCGATTTtgcagaagaagaaaatattggtTGAAGGTGGTCAAGCTACCATGTTAGACATAGACTTTGGGACCTACCCCTTTGTTACTTCCTCAAGTCCCTCAGCTGGTGGAATCTGTACTGGGCTTGGTATTGCTCCCAGAAGTCTCGGTGATATCATTGGAGTG GTAAAAGCCTACACAACCAGGGTTGGATCCGGTCCTTTCCCAACAGAACTATTGAGTAAGACTGGCGATTTGCTTCGTGCTTCTGGAATGGAATTTGGTACTACAACAGGTCGTCCTAGGCGTTGTGGCTGGCTTGATATAGTTGCACTTAAATACTGTTGCCAAATCAATGGTTTCTCATCTTTGAATCTCACAAAACTCGATGTCTTAACTGGACTCGAGGAAATTAAGCTGGGTACCTCATACTACACCGATGACGGTAACACTGTCCAATCATTCCCGGCAGATCTTGATCTTCTAGAGCAAATAAAG GTCAAATATGAGGCCCTACCTGGATGGGAGCAAGACATTTCCTCAATACGAGACTACAGTGATCTCCCAGAAACTGCTCGTCGCTATGTGGAGAGGATAGAGGAACTGGTCGGCATTCCAGTCCACTACATTGGTGTCGGGCCTGGACGTGACGCCCTCATATACAAATAA